A stretch of the Porifericola rhodea genome encodes the following:
- a CDS encoding sugar phosphate isomerase/epimerase family protein, whose amino-acid sequence MIKRREFMKQSAVASLSLSLLPSAFFREQNAYIDEIGLQLYTVRNQMAQDPAATLKAIKDAGYKQVEGGSPETYGELLPMIKDAGLYSQSSFFNQSYITDGWKYQGQEAPKNSSIDAVIEEAEKHGLKYLIFGYMMKQERQSIDQYKTYAERLNKAGEKCEQAGIHLCYHNHSFEFEPIEGQVPYEVLMEELDPKQVQFELDIFWASLGGYDPIKLMNKMKGKIRLLHLKNKKQGIADEYDEAKVPKDAFQEVGDGVIDVKKVLKLAPKVGVEQCFVEQDQSPAPLESIAQSTSYLRQIKDKV is encoded by the coding sequence ATGATAAAGAGACGAGAATTTATGAAGCAAAGCGCAGTGGCAAGTTTAAGCTTATCTTTGTTGCCCTCTGCCTTTTTTCGTGAGCAAAATGCCTATATAGATGAGATAGGCCTACAACTCTACACAGTTAGAAACCAGATGGCACAAGACCCTGCGGCTACGCTTAAAGCGATAAAAGACGCGGGCTATAAGCAGGTTGAAGGCGGAAGCCCCGAAACTTACGGAGAGCTTTTACCTATGATTAAGGATGCTGGCCTGTATTCTCAGAGCTCTTTTTTTAACCAGTCTTACATTACCGATGGGTGGAAGTATCAGGGGCAGGAAGCTCCTAAAAACAGCAGCATTGATGCCGTGATAGAAGAGGCGGAAAAGCATGGGTTGAAATACCTGATATTTGGCTATATGATGAAGCAGGAAAGGCAAAGCATAGACCAGTACAAAACTTATGCAGAGAGGCTAAATAAGGCAGGAGAGAAGTGTGAGCAGGCAGGTATCCACCTTTGTTATCATAACCACTCTTTTGAGTTTGAGCCTATTGAAGGGCAAGTGCCATATGAAGTACTGATGGAAGAGCTAGATCCTAAGCAGGTACAGTTTGAGCTGGATATTTTCTGGGCCAGCCTGGGAGGTTATGACCCCATAAAGCTTATGAACAAGATGAAAGGCAAAATACGACTGCTGCACCTCAAAAATAAGAAGCAGGGCATAGCCGATGAGTATGATGAGGCTAAGGTACCTAAAGATGCTTTTCAGGAAGTAGGCGACGGCGTAATTGACGTGAAAAAGGTACTCAAGCTGGCTCCTAAGGTAGGAGTAGAGCAGTGCTTTGTTGAACAGGATCAATCGCCGGCACCTTTAGAAAGTATTGCGCAAAGTACATCTTACCTCAGGCAGATAAAAGATAAGGTATAA
- a CDS encoding glycoside hydrolase family 15 protein, translating into MIEQDQNYKPIDHYGIIGNQHTVALVSNNGSIDYMCFPRFDSPSIFASLLDAKKGGKFTIEPLLNDEDYKQQYLPDTNILLTRFLAYEGMVEILDFMPVKEMEHNCTLIRQITVIRGEIDFNMCCAPRFNYARDEHEAKQINEHEITFKSTHWNIRLMADIDMEVKDGDAVANFTLKEKDTVNIVLEAVSEKGDKEDVKNSLKQYVDTTFKETNNYWKKWISKSNYKGMWKDMMNRSALTLKLLTSYHYGSTVAAATFGLPERVGGERNWDYRYTWIRDSAFTMYAFIRLGFTFEAGEFMKWIRTQFEKNIDKPNNLQLMYSIDGKSDLHETELNHLEGYKKSCPVRIGNGAYNQLQLDIYGELMDSIYLYDKYGEPITYDFWEKLCPQIDYVCDNWQEKDHGIWEIRSETQEFIYSRVMCWVAVDRAVRLAEKRSFPYPWEKWRKVRDEIYYDIYNNFWDDELESFVQHKGSKVIDASVLLMPLVRIISPYDPRWLCTLKKVEKELVTDTLVYRYNNQEFEDGLEGDEGTFSMCSFWYVECLARGGQLEKARLYFEKMLGYGNHLGLFAEQIGLRGEQLGNYPQAFTHLGLISAAFALNRSINGNE; encoded by the coding sequence ATGATAGAACAAGACCAGAATTATAAGCCTATAGATCATTATGGAATTATCGGTAATCAACATACCGTAGCACTTGTTAGCAATAACGGTTCTATTGATTATATGTGCTTTCCACGTTTTGACTCTCCCAGTATATTTGCCTCTCTGCTGGATGCAAAAAAAGGAGGTAAGTTTACTATAGAACCTCTACTTAATGATGAAGACTACAAGCAGCAGTACCTGCCGGACACTAATATTTTGCTTACCCGCTTTCTGGCCTATGAGGGTATGGTAGAGATTCTGGATTTTATGCCCGTTAAAGAAATGGAGCATAACTGCACACTCATACGCCAAATTACTGTAATCCGGGGAGAGATTGATTTTAATATGTGCTGTGCCCCTCGCTTCAACTATGCCAGAGATGAACACGAGGCTAAGCAGATAAATGAACATGAAATCACCTTTAAAAGCACTCACTGGAACATCCGCCTAATGGCTGATATTGATATGGAAGTGAAGGATGGAGACGCAGTAGCAAACTTTACACTAAAAGAGAAAGATACGGTAAATATTGTGCTGGAAGCTGTTTCTGAAAAAGGAGACAAAGAGGATGTAAAAAACAGCCTGAAACAATATGTAGACACCACCTTCAAAGAAACCAACAACTACTGGAAAAAGTGGATTTCAAAGTCCAACTACAAAGGTATGTGGAAAGACATGATGAACCGCTCAGCCCTTACACTTAAGCTGCTAACCTCTTACCACTATGGCTCAACTGTAGCGGCAGCTACCTTCGGACTGCCGGAGCGTGTAGGCGGAGAGCGCAACTGGGACTACCGCTATACCTGGATACGCGACTCTGCCTTTACCATGTACGCGTTTATCAGACTGGGCTTTACCTTTGAAGCCGGGGAGTTTATGAAATGGATACGCACCCAGTTTGAGAAAAATATAGACAAGCCTAATAATCTACAGCTGATGTACAGCATAGATGGTAAATCTGATTTGCATGAGACAGAACTAAACCACCTGGAGGGCTACAAAAAATCCTGCCCGGTAAGAATAGGTAATGGAGCATACAACCAACTTCAGTTAGACATTTATGGTGAACTCATGGATAGCATTTACCTGTACGACAAATATGGCGAGCCAATTACCTACGATTTTTGGGAGAAACTGTGCCCTCAGATAGATTATGTCTGCGATAACTGGCAAGAGAAAGATCATGGAATATGGGAGATACGCTCCGAAACCCAAGAGTTTATCTACTCCCGGGTAATGTGCTGGGTGGCTGTGGACAGAGCAGTACGCCTGGCAGAGAAACGCTCATTCCCCTACCCCTGGGAGAAATGGAGAAAAGTGAGAGACGAAATCTACTACGATATTTATAACAACTTCTGGGATGATGAGCTGGAATCTTTCGTGCAACATAAAGGCAGCAAAGTCATTGACGCCTCCGTATTACTTATGCCTTTGGTCAGGATTATCAGTCCATACGACCCCCGCTGGCTTTGCACCCTAAAAAAAGTAGAAAAAGAGCTGGTTACCGATACTTTGGTATACCGCTATAACAATCAGGAGTTTGAAGATGGTCTGGAAGGGGATGAAGGCACTTTTAGCATGTGTTCCTTCTGGTATGTGGAGTGTCTGGCTCGTGGTGGCCAACTGGAGAAAGCACGCCTGTACTTTGAGAAAATGCTGGGCTATGGGAACCACCTGGGCTTATTTGCCGAACAAATCGGACTGAGAGGAGAGCAGTTGGGTAATTATCCGCAAGCCTTCACCCACCTGGGCCTGATCAGCGCTGCGTTTGCGCTTAACCGCAGCATTAATGGTAATGAGTAG
- a CDS encoding YihY/virulence factor BrkB family protein codes for MSNAKELFSYLKESFKEWQSDDAFRQSASLAYYAIFSLPALLIIVINVASVVWSEQYIQQQVTEQLGSMLGADAAEQIQTMISNSKKQGNSILSIIIGVATLIFGATGVFYQLQKSLNDAWEVEQDPDSGIMEVAKSRITALGLVVAIGFLLIVSLVVTTAISAMSGWIQQQLPNFPVFVFYIFQIMLSLGILTVLFAIMFKVLPDAKVEWRSVWVGALLTAILFTIGKFLIGFYIGKTDPTSTFGAAGSIIIIMLWVYYSGLILIFGAEFTQVYARNKGHRLQPSSHARRTAEYRLAQLEKKHRQQRQVQ; via the coding sequence ATGAGCAACGCAAAAGAATTATTCTCCTATCTCAAAGAGTCATTTAAAGAATGGCAGAGTGATGATGCCTTCCGCCAGAGTGCTTCCCTCGCCTACTACGCTATTTTTTCATTGCCAGCACTGCTTATTATTGTCATTAACGTAGCCAGTGTAGTATGGAGTGAACAGTACATACAACAGCAGGTAACAGAGCAGCTGGGAAGTATGCTGGGTGCTGATGCGGCCGAGCAGATACAAACCATGATCAGCAACTCAAAGAAACAGGGCAATTCCATACTGAGTATCATTATCGGAGTAGCCACCCTGATTTTCGGTGCTACAGGGGTCTTTTACCAATTACAAAAATCGCTAAATGATGCCTGGGAAGTAGAGCAAGACCCTGACTCAGGCATTATGGAAGTAGCCAAAAGCAGAATTACAGCTTTAGGATTGGTTGTGGCTATAGGTTTTCTATTAATTGTTTCTTTAGTAGTAACCACTGCCATTTCTGCCATGAGTGGATGGATACAACAGCAGCTACCCAACTTTCCGGTTTTTGTGTTTTACATTTTCCAGATTATGCTTTCACTAGGTATACTGACTGTGCTTTTTGCTATTATGTTCAAAGTGTTACCTGATGCAAAAGTAGAATGGAGATCTGTATGGGTAGGCGCCCTGCTAACTGCAATTTTGTTTACAATAGGCAAGTTTCTAATTGGCTTCTATATTGGAAAAACTGACCCTACCTCCACTTTTGGGGCCGCAGGCTCTATTATTATCATTATGCTTTGGGTCTACTACTCAGGCCTTATACTAATCTTCGGGGCAGAATTCACCCAGGTATATGCCCGAAACAAAGGACACCGTTTGCAGCCTTCCAGCCATGCAAGACGCACTGCAGAGTACCGCCTGGCACAATTGGAAAAAAAACACAGACAACAAAGACAAGTACAATAA
- a CDS encoding tRNA modification GTPase, translating to MSTNRHPEYVTETLFLRQIIEGTVDLYLYEEGNLRRYYFRVDKEKKEPLVYKKYKRDRATVHENNMYKQQLLNALSCEGLSKDVLERLSYNKASLSKFYVRYYQCSGENYVHYDAKISRDLFNFRVRPGLKVSSLSIQNYVLGGEEKQFGTKLNYRLGAELEFVMPFKKGKWALVVEPTYQQYYGEENVDNRNSTAEYKSIELPFGVRHYFFLNDQDRVLLNVSYVIDQSFNSSIKFESSTYLDVLSRNNIAIGAGVLLRNKFMLELKYDSPRHILGGYSYWDSKYSSFSFILGYQLF from the coding sequence TTGAGTACTAACCGACACCCTGAATATGTCACTGAGACCTTATTTCTAAGACAGATTATAGAAGGCACAGTTGACCTTTACCTATACGAAGAGGGCAACCTACGCAGATATTACTTTAGGGTTGATAAAGAAAAAAAAGAACCTCTCGTCTATAAAAAATATAAAAGGGACAGGGCAACTGTACACGAAAACAATATGTATAAGCAACAGCTTTTGAATGCTCTGTCTTGTGAGGGCTTATCTAAAGATGTACTGGAACGTTTGTCTTACAATAAAGCTAGTCTTAGCAAATTCTATGTAAGATACTATCAGTGTAGTGGTGAAAATTATGTGCATTATGATGCTAAGATCTCTCGTGATCTTTTCAACTTTAGGGTAAGGCCTGGCCTTAAAGTAAGCTCCCTGAGTATACAAAATTATGTTTTAGGAGGTGAAGAAAAACAGTTTGGTACAAAGCTGAACTACAGACTAGGTGCTGAGCTGGAATTTGTGATGCCATTTAAAAAAGGTAAATGGGCTTTAGTAGTAGAGCCTACCTATCAGCAATATTACGGCGAAGAAAATGTGGACAATAGAAACTCAACAGCCGAATACAAATCAATAGAGTTGCCATTTGGGGTGAGGCATTACTTTTTTCTGAACGATCAGGATAGAGTATTGCTTAATGTGAGCTATGTTATAGATCAAAGTTTCAATTCTAGTATTAAGTTTGAAAGTAGTACTTATCTGGATGTTCTAAGCCGAAATAATATCGCGATAGGTGCTGGAGTGTTGTTACGAAATAAGTTTATGTTAGAGTTGAAATATGATAGTCCTCGTCATATACTAGGCGGTTACTCATACTGGGATTCTAAGTATTCATCTTTTTCGTTTATTCTTGGCTACCAGTTGTTTTAG
- a CDS encoding sulfatase family protein, which translates to MFSKYLLLLPFVIAFLSCTSSSPTTEQASPEPSTPNVVIIFTDDQGYQDVGCFGSPDIQTPHLDQMAKEGIKLTDFYAAQAVCSASRAALLTGCYPNRLGIHGALMPNAKIGLNLSETTIAEMLKAEGYATAAYGKWHLGDAPKFMPTRQGFDDYFGIPYSNDMWPLHPQQGPVYNFGPLPLYDNEQVVDTLEDQSMLTTQITERSVQFIQENKENPFFLYVAHPQPHVPLFVSDKFKGKSERGLYGDVIMEIDWSVGQILQALKDNGLDENTLVIFTSDNGPWLSYGEHAGSALPLREGKGTALEGGQREPCIIRYPGQLEAGKVIDVPLMTIDILPTIASVTGAQLPNQKIDGKNIWSVLKGETKESPQEAYFFYYKTNELHGVRYGDWKLYFPHTYRSLNGRKGRNDGLPVNYEQLAFENVELYNLKEDIGETTDVAEQHPEIVAKIKALADEMRKDLGDRLTGIEGQGVREAGRIDS; encoded by the coding sequence ATGTTTTCCAAGTATCTACTCCTGCTGCCATTCGTAATAGCTTTTTTATCCTGCACCTCTTCCAGCCCTACTACCGAGCAAGCCTCACCTGAGCCTTCTACTCCCAATGTAGTCATTATTTTTACTGACGATCAGGGCTATCAGGATGTTGGTTGCTTTGGTTCCCCTGATATTCAAACTCCACATCTGGATCAGATGGCTAAGGAGGGAATAAAGCTAACTGACTTCTACGCCGCTCAGGCGGTTTGTTCTGCCTCCCGTGCGGCTCTGCTCACCGGCTGCTACCCCAACCGTTTAGGGATACATGGTGCGCTGATGCCCAATGCCAAAATTGGCCTTAACTTATCAGAGACGACTATAGCCGAAATGCTCAAAGCAGAAGGTTACGCCACAGCTGCCTATGGCAAATGGCATCTGGGCGATGCCCCTAAGTTTATGCCTACGCGTCAGGGTTTTGATGACTATTTTGGTATCCCTTACTCTAATGACATGTGGCCGCTGCATCCTCAGCAGGGGCCTGTGTATAACTTTGGGCCTTTGCCGCTTTACGACAATGAGCAGGTTGTTGACACCCTGGAAGATCAGTCTATGCTCACTACTCAGATTACAGAAAGAAGTGTGCAATTTATTCAAGAAAACAAAGAGAACCCCTTTTTCCTTTATGTGGCGCATCCACAGCCTCATGTTCCGCTTTTTGTATCTGACAAATTTAAGGGAAAATCAGAAAGAGGTCTTTATGGTGATGTGATTATGGAAATAGACTGGTCGGTAGGGCAGATTTTACAGGCTCTTAAAGATAATGGACTAGACGAAAATACACTGGTAATATTTACTTCTGACAATGGCCCCTGGCTATCTTACGGTGAGCATGCCGGAAGTGCATTACCTCTTCGTGAAGGTAAAGGTACAGCTTTGGAAGGTGGACAGCGCGAACCTTGTATCATCCGTTACCCTGGTCAGCTGGAAGCTGGTAAAGTAATAGATGTGCCTTTAATGACTATAGATATTCTGCCAACTATCGCCTCTGTAACTGGAGCGCAGCTACCCAATCAGAAAATTGATGGCAAAAACATATGGAGCGTGCTAAAAGGCGAAACAAAAGAGAGCCCGCAGGAAGCTTACTTTTTCTATTATAAAACTAACGAGCTGCATGGGGTGCGCTATGGTGACTGGAAGCTTTACTTTCCGCATACCTATCGTTCCCTTAATGGGCGAAAAGGAAGAAATGACGGCCTGCCGGTTAATTATGAGCAATTAGCTTTTGAAAACGTGGAGCTATACAATTTGAAAGAGGATATCGGAGAAACTACTGATGTTGCGGAGCAGCATCCTGAAATAGTAGCCAAAATTAAAGCACTAGCTGATGAGATGCGAAAGGACCTGGGAGATCGGCTTACTGGTATAGAGGGGCAGGGAGTACGAGAAGCAGGCCGTATAGATAGCTGA
- a CDS encoding YncE family protein: MFSFKQLSNYFLLTVLLLASMACEDDSPSDSFRGDIIISNEGNYGGGNGSISFFNRDSKEVNNTVFAKANAPRKLEASVQSVSISGNTAFIVCNASSKIEVVDASSFEAKVAPIEDDSLISPRYLTVANNKAYVSVWGPFNDSWQLTESKVAVIDLDDYSIIKYIDTEDGPEDIIAVDNKVYVANSYTNKLSIINTNTDEVEKVLELDGSPVRFVLEEDDLWVSVGGAAAQFLEIDTEDDTIETTIDVSGTNTTGKFDVNDELDMIYFVGAEPWPATATVVYQVSNEDATDKAEALISGEHFYMVGSDPATNTLYVGNSNSFQGEGTLLHYDADGNLLETYAVGVGPNGIHF; this comes from the coding sequence ATGTTTTCATTCAAACAATTATCCAACTACTTTTTGCTTACTGTACTGCTCCTGGCAAGCATGGCCTGTGAGGACGATTCACCTTCAGATTCTTTTAGAGGTGATATAATTATTTCCAATGAAGGTAATTATGGGGGTGGAAATGGCTCTATCAGCTTCTTTAACCGTGACTCCAAAGAGGTGAACAACACCGTTTTTGCCAAAGCAAACGCTCCACGCAAGCTGGAGGCTAGTGTACAGTCGGTAAGTATATCTGGCAACACAGCATTCATTGTGTGTAATGCTTCCAGCAAAATTGAAGTGGTAGATGCCAGTTCTTTTGAAGCTAAAGTCGCTCCTATAGAAGATGATAGCCTAATTAGCCCCCGCTACCTCACCGTAGCCAATAACAAAGCCTATGTTTCTGTCTGGGGACCATTTAATGATAGCTGGCAGCTTACTGAGTCCAAGGTGGCAGTAATAGACCTTGACGACTATAGCATTATCAAGTACATAGATACAGAAGACGGCCCGGAAGATATTATCGCCGTAGACAATAAAGTTTATGTGGCAAATAGCTACACTAATAAGCTCAGCATCATCAATACAAATACCGATGAAGTAGAGAAAGTGCTGGAACTAGACGGAAGCCCCGTAAGATTTGTGTTAGAAGAAGATGACTTATGGGTAAGTGTAGGTGGTGCCGCTGCTCAGTTTCTGGAAATAGATACTGAAGATGATACCATAGAAACTACAATTGATGTGAGTGGTACTAATACGACTGGTAAGTTTGATGTCAACGATGAGCTGGATATGATCTACTTTGTGGGTGCGGAGCCCTGGCCAGCAACTGCCACCGTGGTATACCAGGTGTCTAATGAGGATGCTACTGACAAAGCGGAAGCTTTGATTAGTGGTGAGCATTTTTATATGGTAGGCAGCGACCCAGCTACCAACACCCTCTATGTAGGTAACAGTAATTCTTTTCAGGGAGAAGGCACCTTATTGCACTACGATGCCGACGGAAATCTATTAGAAACTTATGCTGTAGGTGTAGGCCCTAATGGTATTCATTTTTAG
- a CDS encoding TonB-dependent receptor plug domain-containing protein produces the protein MKRIILQLAILLMYFGKTSPLLAQDTDTVFLQNLEIYGLPTEKYAAGSSIVRIDSIAKISQIHASLSDLLEQESSLYFKEYGYGMLSGISMRGTSSSHTAVLWNGINLNSATLGSTDFSNLPVFMFDDIQLHLGGGSAQYGSDAIGGSIILTSKTDQQEGTKLQAHQTVGSFGQFFSGLKAHFGLNRWQLSSTAYRRREKNDFPFKNTSKYGTPEERQQNADVHNFGLMQELSFQPASNRRFSLNAWYEESENGILPIMSSNLQESSYERISDRHFRSSFQFEQQQAWGYLQATLGYVHDEQIYNQQAPIIAEHLLTRLLYDKHISQRLNFKLGADWRYVQADVESYQQQRQQKRADAFASLAYLPYAWWTLNLNLRQAWVSAYKAPFAPALGSEISLHKSARQQLILKNQFSRSFRIPTFNDLYWQPGGKPELRAEQGWSLESGLLLKRENLEAEITYFHTNMDDWIVWLDQGSFWSPQNFRKVVINGLETRAQYLMVLASWQLRLSAQYSYTSSINKSPVSQYDRSKGKQLPYVPLHRLTFNTHAQWKSWSADMLSQWTSERFLTTTNESALEAYGLLDFRINRSISWWKTQNSISFRLNNLLNTSYQNVAGRAMPGRNYQLSLQLRFTD, from the coding sequence ATGAAGAGAATTATACTACAGCTAGCCATCTTATTAATGTACTTCGGAAAAACCAGCCCACTACTGGCACAGGATACGGATACAGTTTTTCTACAAAACCTGGAAATATACGGACTACCCACAGAAAAATATGCGGCCGGAAGCAGCATAGTCAGGATTGATTCCATTGCCAAAATTTCTCAGATACATGCCAGCCTAAGCGACCTACTGGAGCAAGAAAGCAGCCTGTACTTTAAAGAGTACGGTTATGGTATGCTTTCCGGTATTAGTATGAGGGGCACCTCTTCCAGCCATACGGCAGTCCTCTGGAATGGTATTAACCTCAACTCTGCAACTCTGGGCTCTACAGATTTCTCCAACCTTCCGGTTTTTATGTTTGACGATATACAGCTGCACCTGGGCGGAGGTAGTGCGCAATATGGTAGTGATGCTATCGGCGGTAGTATTATTTTAACAAGCAAGACAGATCAGCAAGAAGGCACAAAGCTACAGGCACATCAGACTGTAGGAAGTTTCGGGCAGTTTTTCTCAGGACTTAAAGCCCACTTTGGTCTTAACAGGTGGCAGCTTAGCAGTACTGCTTACCGCAGAAGAGAAAAAAATGATTTCCCTTTTAAAAACACCTCCAAATATGGTACGCCGGAGGAACGACAGCAAAATGCGGATGTGCACAACTTTGGTCTGATGCAGGAGCTTAGCTTCCAGCCAGCCAGCAACCGCCGCTTCAGCCTGAATGCCTGGTACGAAGAAAGCGAAAACGGCATACTACCTATAATGAGCAGTAACTTGCAGGAGAGCAGTTACGAACGCATTAGCGACCGACATTTTCGTAGCTCTTTTCAGTTTGAGCAGCAGCAGGCCTGGGGCTATCTACAGGCTACTTTAGGCTATGTACATGATGAGCAGATTTATAATCAGCAGGCACCCATTATTGCAGAACACCTGCTGACCCGACTGCTATATGACAAACACATAAGCCAGCGCCTAAACTTTAAGTTAGGGGCTGACTGGCGTTATGTACAGGCCGATGTAGAAAGCTATCAGCAACAGAGACAGCAGAAGCGCGCAGATGCCTTTGCCTCTCTGGCCTATCTGCCATATGCGTGGTGGACGCTCAACCTCAACCTGAGACAGGCATGGGTCAGTGCTTATAAAGCTCCTTTTGCTCCTGCATTGGGTAGTGAAATATCTCTGCATAAATCTGCCCGGCAGCAACTAATCCTTAAAAATCAATTCTCAAGAAGTTTTAGGATACCAACTTTTAACGACCTCTACTGGCAACCGGGAGGTAAGCCCGAGCTCAGAGCAGAGCAGGGCTGGAGCCTGGAGAGTGGCTTGCTATTAAAAAGAGAAAACCTGGAAGCGGAAATAACCTACTTCCATACTAATATGGACGACTGGATAGTATGGCTTGACCAGGGAAGCTTCTGGAGTCCACAAAACTTTCGTAAAGTAGTAATTAATGGCCTGGAAACGCGTGCGCAATACCTTATGGTACTGGCAAGTTGGCAGTTAAGACTAAGCGCACAGTATTCGTATACCTCCTCAATCAACAAAAGTCCTGTAAGCCAGTACGACCGCTCTAAAGGCAAACAGCTACCCTATGTTCCCCTTCATCGCCTGACATTTAATACGCATGCCCAGTGGAAGAGCTGGTCTGCGGATATGCTGAGCCAGTGGACCAGCGAGCGCTTTCTGACTACTACCAACGAAAGTGCGCTGGAAGCTTATGGTCTGCTTGATTTCCGCATTAACAGAAGCATCAGCTGGTGGAAAACACAAAACAGCATAAGCTTTCGGCTAAACAACCTATTGAATACCAGCTACCAGAATGTAGCCGGAAGGGCCATGCCCGGAAGAAACTATCAGCTTAGCTTACAGCTACGCTTTACCGACTAA
- a CDS encoding ABC transporter ATP-binding protein, with protein sequence MNIGQTILSTKALAVGYTNTQPLIKQLDVSVRQGELICLLGTNGSGKSTLLRTLSGMQKALSGEVFLLNQLIQELHAKAKARQLSLVLTERGIAPNLSAYELIAMGRHPYTSWFGGLGKKDLEVIEQAMEATGTQNFANRAFFRLSDGERQKVLIARALAQDTPLIILDEPTVHLDLPNRVEIMQLLHSLAHQQQKAILMSSHDLELVLQTADQLWLLHQQKIVSGIPEDLVLQGQLKNSFQSKNLRFDRQRGSFVLRRHTQHLINLQGEGEVAHWTQQALERVGYKVVHDSSIRLSVSIQKTSPVPTWVLQVANEAVMCRSLSALVHSLLQKHGSVTSTLSEKE encoded by the coding sequence ATGAATATAGGCCAAACCATATTATCTACTAAAGCACTAGCCGTAGGCTACACCAACACACAGCCCCTCATTAAGCAACTTGATGTAAGCGTTAGGCAAGGTGAGCTAATTTGCCTGCTGGGTACAAACGGCAGCGGTAAGTCTACTCTCCTACGTACCCTCTCGGGTATGCAGAAGGCATTGAGCGGCGAGGTATTTCTGCTTAACCAACTTATCCAGGAGCTTCATGCCAAAGCCAAAGCCCGTCAGCTTAGTTTGGTGTTGACCGAAAGAGGCATAGCCCCTAACCTCAGCGCCTATGAGCTTATTGCCATGGGAAGACACCCTTACACCTCATGGTTTGGTGGCCTTGGCAAAAAAGATCTGGAGGTAATAGAACAGGCGATGGAAGCTACGGGCACTCAAAACTTTGCCAATCGTGCATTTTTTAGGCTAAGCGATGGAGAGCGCCAAAAAGTACTAATAGCCCGTGCGCTCGCTCAGGATACGCCGCTTATCATTCTGGATGAGCCTACTGTACACCTTGACTTACCCAATCGGGTGGAGATTATGCAGCTACTCCACAGCCTGGCCCATCAACAGCAAAAAGCCATATTAATGAGTTCTCACGATCTTGAGCTGGTACTACAGACTGCCGACCAGTTGTGGCTATTGCATCAGCAGAAAATAGTAAGTGGCATACCGGAAGATCTGGTATTACAGGGCCAGTTGAAAAATAGCTTCCAGAGCAAAAATTTGCGCTTTGACAGACAGAGAGGCAGCTTCGTTCTACGCAGACACACTCAGCACCTTATCAACTTACAGGGGGAGGGAGAAGTAGCACACTGGACCCAACAGGCATTGGAAAGGGTAGGCTATAAAGTAGTTCATGATAGTAGTATAAGATTATCAGTAAGCATACAGAAAACCAGTCCGGTACCTACCTGGGTACTGCAAGTAGCCAATGAGGCAGTCATGTGCCGCTCTCTTTCTGCTTTGGTACATAGCCTCCTTCAAAAACATGGCTCTGTAACTTCAACCTTAAGTGAGAAAGAATGA